The Ovis aries strain OAR_USU_Benz2616 breed Rambouillet chromosome 6, ARS-UI_Ramb_v3.0, whole genome shotgun sequence DNA segment ccatcccatcccccagggtcatcgCAGTACACCAGCTCTGAGCACGGTGTCTCATGCATGgaatctggactggtgatccCCTTCACATATGATActatacacatttcaatgctaccgtctcaaatcatcccaccctcaccttctctcacggtccaaaacactgttttttacatctgtgtgtcttttgctgtctcacatatagggtcacatgatggaattttaaaatcatttcatgtGATCCATAAGTTGTACCtgttaaaattatttcagtaCCCTTGACAGGTAATCTAGAAGGATATTGAATGTTGGAAAAGATTTGTAAGATTATAactcttttaaaagttttcctaATCAGGCATTGGTGAAAGGTGCTAAATTGATTAATGAATACTTTAGAAATTAGAGTTTTGGTCTTAGTACAGTCTTCTAACTATTTACTggtcatcatttttaaaaattgatttctttttctttagagtcACTCAAGGAAAAGGATTAATGCCAGATGGCACTAGCAGATTTACTTGTAAAGGAAAGACAATTTTACATTACATGGGAACCAGCACATTTTCTGAGTACACAGTTGTGGCTGACATTTCTGTTGCTAAAATTGATCCTTTAGCACCTTTGGACAAAGTTTGCCTTCTGGGTTGTGGCATTTCAACTGGCTATGGTGCTGCTTTGAATGCTGCCAAGGTAAGTGTTAGCCTGGGTTTTAGCTTCCACCTTCTAACTTCATACAGCAAACCTTTGCTGAAATAGTGAACTTGGCCCAACCTGTAAGAAACCTGATGATTTCGCTGACTCTTACGGAATGAGTACCTTATAGGCTGTCTTTAATGTTAGGTGGAGCCTGGCTCTACTTGTGCTGTCTTTGGCCTGGGAGGAGTTGGACTGGCAGTTATCATGGGCTGTAAGGTGGCTGGTGCAACCCGGATCATTGGTGTGGACATCAATAAGGATAAATTCGCAAGAGCCAAGGAGTTTGGGGCCTCTGAGTGTATTAACCCCCAGGACTTCAGTAAACCGATCCAGGAAGTGCTCATTGAGATGACTGATGGGGGGGTCGACTATTCCTTTGAGTGTATTGGTAATGTGAAAATCATGGTGAGTATGCCTGGTTTCATtccatgtgcttgtgtgtgtgtgtgtaactgcattttaaaatgtaatttcctttattaagataaaaaaattgttttgttttgcaaagGAGAAGTCTTAAATTCTCGGATAAGAATGGTTgctgaaagaagggaaaaatagcTATTGAACTATACAAGGGAAAGATGAAGGAAAACGTTTCTTTGCCTTTCATTCTATGCTAAATCTTGGAAAGTGCATTTCattaaatgaaaaggcaaaacaatgCAGTTATAGAGAACATGGGCTCTGGAATTAGATACATATCCCCTTAGTAACTCCGTAACCTTGAGCAACTACTTAACTTCTCTAAATCTGTTTCCCCAAGTGTAAAACACAGATAGTAATCAGGTATAGGTATTGTAGGTATGTACTTGACAGAGTAGACACTCAGCAGAAGTATTACTGttacttctctgctgctgcttttaTTAAGGTCTTTAGAATTTTGTGCTAAGACTTACTTTTTACAGTAGACAACAAATAACAGCTTTAAATTCTTTCAATTTGTGTTAATATTTAGCCAAGTTAGCAAATTCTTTTCAAAGTACCTGTTAAAATTgttcaacaaaattaaacaacTTAGTAAATACTTTGATCATTTTGTTGCCATTTTTCTAAAAGAGCTCTCTGTACCACTACCCTGTCCCCCGGCAGTTGCTGGGGCAGTAGATCTTCTTAGCAAAATGCACTGACTTCTGTGGTTTGCCTGCAGAGAGCAGCGCTGGAGGCCTGCCACAAAGGCTGGGGCACCAGCGTGGTAGTGGGCGTAGCTGCCTCTGGTGAAGAAATTGCCACTCGTCCATTCCAGCTAGTCACAGGCCGCACGTGGAAAGGCACTGCCTTTGGAGGTAATTTGATGGATGAGgacattttcttctattatttccTTTAGCAGAATTGTAATCCCAAAGAGTACTAACCCTGGGGACTGGGGAGGTGCTCAGCTTCTGAAACACAAGGCTACTTtttatacactgaaaaaaaatactaataatcCATTAATGAAATAGCTGGGACTAGGTCAGAAGCTGGATACAGGATAAACCAGGCCAGCCACCTTGTGTCATCTGGTAGATTTATATAGGttattggcattttttttttttttttacaaattttccCAGAGAGTGCAGTGATCCCTGGATGTGATCATGCTTCTCTCTAAACAGTACTGATTTCAGAAGTAACCAGTCTGAATAAAACTTTAAGTTAGACAGAGCCTtataacaaaatggaaaaaaagctgCCAGACTGATCATTTTTCCCTTGAGTGATCCTAAAAGTATGTGGTTACCTGGGGTTGCCAACTACCAGGAGAATGCTAAGAAACAGTTTCTCTTTCTTAGGGTTGCTCACCTAGGGAAGAGAAAAGACATCAAAATGTGTTTATATGTCCCAACTATTGTGAATGAAGGAAATCTTAAGtttttaatagattaaaaaaaatatatttgtctcCTAAGGAAAAAGTATTACATAGCATGAGTTTCAAATGAAATGACCTGCATCTAACAAAGTGTCTCATTCCCTGCCTGATATCATGCCACATTTTTTTCTCAAGGCCAGAAAATTGGGAAAGTATGAAAAATGAGGGGTTTGGCCTAAGTTTTCCTCTTTATACTACACAATTTGTCCAGGAAAATGTCAAGCTGACTAAACCTTCTTTTCAAAGCCCTAGACACTAGTATGCCCCACTTGAGTGTATTAGAACAGACTTGCAGAGCCATACATGCAGCTCAGGGGCATCAGCTGAGGTTCCAGAGCTATATTTGAGAATGTTCTAAAAATGTCTGGGAGACGGAGCTGGGGGGTTGGAAGTCACTTCTAACTGAAGCCTTGGGAAATAAGCCAGAGCCTTGGGGCCCCATGGGTGTTGCTAACCCATGACTCACAATGTAAATAGAAGTTTTGGTGTAGGGAATAGCAGTAGCTGTAGTTGTCTGTTACCCgatgaggggaaagaaaaaaaggcaccGGTTTGGAATAAAAAGGTAATCTGTTGAGGATGTAAGGAGGGCGATTTGGAaaagggtcagaaagatcccctggagaaggaaatggcaacccactccagtattcttgcctagagaaccccatgaagagaggaggctggtgggcggcagtccatgggttcgcagagttggacacaactgaagcgacttagcacacacacaaaagaagctTGAGATAGAGTCCAAAGAAACCCTAGTTTGAAAAGGGGGAAGGCTTATTTGTACGTTTACTGCTTCTTTTAATAATACAAGTGAAAAACTGAAGGATCTGACTTTGTTTAAAATCTTAACATACAAGGGCCtctactttgcttttcagttcagttttttaTTCTGAGATGTCATCTTTATTGTTGAAATTAAAAGCATAGAAATAAAGTCTTGTATCACATCAATTTTGTTCTTCCTTGAATTTCATGATTATAGAAATTTTGCTGTTTTGGACTTAAATAATCTTGTTCTGAGACTTCTAGAGTTCTGTCCTGTATAGTTTTAAAATCTCCATTAAGGTTTAATGAGATTTTAGCAAATCttaacacagaaaaaagaaaagtgctcAAAAGGCATCTGCTTTTTTCTTAACTAAAGATGTGTGTTAAATTCTTCCTCCTCTCTAGTTTGATTTTGAagtttttcattcctctttatgaaaaaattaattcTCTTAGATGTCTTTGTCACCTACTAATAAGCATACTATAGAGATTTGTTGGGAAAAGTAATGAATAAAcgtatgatttcctttaggatggaagaGTGTAGAAAGTGTCCCAAAGTTGGTGTCTGAATATATGTCCAAAAAGATAAAAGTTGATGAGTTTGTGACTCACAGTCTGCCTTTTGACCAAATTAATGAAGCCTTTGATCTGATGCATGCCGGAAAGAGGTAAGCTTTCTGTTTAGCTGTGTAGTATAGACTGTGGTAATGATTTAGGGCTTACGGAGgaagaagtattaaaaaaaaaaaagttttagtggTGTTAAATGACTCTGaactttcattgttttcttctcttacaGCATCCGAACTGTTGTAAAGTTTTAAGTTCAAAAGAGGAGAATTCTTCCATCCTTGTAACTAAGTCTTGGGGTCTGATTGGAGCAGCCACAAAAGCAGAAAGGAGCTCTTTCAAGTTCACAGCTTGTTAGATCTTCACTAACCTACTCTAAGCAATAATGTTTTGTATGTAAATTCCTACATGTCTAATCAAGGATAAGGCTAATACTGTCATAAATCTGTTTTCTGGTCTCTTCTTCACATAAATAATTGCTAGCTCATTAAAGAATATTCCTAACATAATAAAAGGAATGCCTGTATATGTGTGGGAGTTGTCAGCTGTTTTATGCTGAATTCATTCTCATGATTTCTCTGCCTGTTATCTTCATTCTTTAAAGGAAAGACGGAGAAGGCACAGCAGTGGTGAGTGtatgccattgtcttctctgtcaTTGGTAACATTCTTGTAACTTTTAAGGATCTCAGACCCATTATTAAAGAACAGATTTCTCCAGCCAACTGAAATCTGTTTAGGTgagactatctttttttttttttttttttttgctgcactgggtctttgttgctgtgccagcgctctctagctgcagtgcgcgggcttctcactgttttggcttctcttgttgcagagcacaggctctagggtgcttgggctcagGAGTTGCCACACGTAGGCTCTATAGAgtgtgcgggcttagttgccccaaggcatgtggaatcttcccggaccaggggtagaacccatgtcccctgcattggcaggtggattcttaaccactagaccaccagggacattGAAGATTATCTTCTTGAGGGCAGGTACCGTGCATTGTTCAAACTTAAAGATTACCAGTTCCTGGTATGGCATCTGGCCCATATAGAGCACTAGAATTCATTACTGAAACTACCTGTTAAGTAGGTAGTTTTGTGTTGTTGATCACTCTGTGAACTTATTTCAAGTATATGGAAAATATTTACTTACTGAATATCCAAACTGAAGCACTTATTTTGTCAAATCTTAACATTTTACTCTTCCAGACCACGTTGCCTTTCCTCTGCTGTGGTATAGTCAGCATCCAGAATCGTGTTTATCACTCTCACCCAGGTCGCCATACTTTTACTATACATACCTGTAAACCCACCAGTCTTCAGTGTTGTCATACATGTGTTAAACTGGCTGCTATCTTACTCTGCAGCTTTTTCACTCATTACTGTGTGAGTAATTCCTGTTGTATGTGATGCTCCCATTCATTGACTACTATGCAGTAGTAGTCACCTATCATCACCTATTCATCATTTATCTGTCTCCAACTGTGGCATATAGTTGTTTCCCAAATTGTTTCTGTATTGCTAACAACACTGGTGGAATATCCTTGTACATCGTGCTCAATGTCAATCACGTAGGATGTGTATCACAGGATAACATTTTAAACCTTACTAGAAATTGTCAAATTGctcttcaagttcagttcagttcagtcgctcagtcatctccaactctttgcgaccccatgaattgcagcacaccaggcatccctgtccatcaccaactctgggagttcactcaaattcatgtccgttgagttggtgatgccattcagccatctcatcctctgtcgtgcccttctcctgcccccaatccctgccagcatcagactcttttccaatgagtcaactcttcgcatgaggtggccaaagtactggagtttcaactttagcatcagtccttccagtgaatacccaggactgatctcctttagaatggactggttggatctccttgggtccaatggactctcaagagtcttctccaacaccacacttcaaaagcatcaattctttggtgctcagctttcttcacagtccaattctcacatccatacatgaccactggaaaaaccatagccttgactagacagacctttgttggcaaagtaatgtctctgttttgaatatgctatctaggttggtcataacttttcttccaaggagtaagcatcttttaatttcacggctgcagtcatcatctacagtgattgtttccccatctatttgccatgaagtgatgggcccagatgccatgatcttcgttttctgaatgttgagctttcagccaactttttcactctcctctttcactttcatcaagaggctttttagttcctcttcactttctgccataagggtggtgttaccagcatatctgaggtgattgttacttctcccggcaatcttgattccagcttgtgcttcttccagtccagcgtttctcatgatgtactctgcatagaagttaaataagcagggtgacaatatacagccttgacgtactccttttcctatttggaaccagtctgttgttccatatccagttctaactgttgcttcctgacctgcatacaggtttctcaagaggcaggtcaggtggtctggtatttccatctctttcagaattttccacagtttattgggatccacacag contains these protein-coding regions:
- the LOC101112223 gene encoding alcohol dehydrogenase class-3, encoding MANQVIKCKAAVAWEAGKPLSIEEVEVAPPKAHEVRIKIIATAVCHTDAYTLSGADPEGNYPVILGHEGAGIVESVGEGVTKLKAGDTVIPLYIPQCGECKFCLNPKTNLCQKIRVTQGKGLMPDGTSRFTCKGKTILHYMGTSTFSEYTVVADISVAKIDPLAPLDKVCLLGCGISTGYGAALNAAKVEPGSTCAVFGLGGVGLAVIMGCKVAGATRIIGVDINKDKFARAKEFGASECINPQDFSKPIQEVLIEMTDGGVDYSFECIGNVKIMRAALEACHKGWGTSVVVGVAASGEEIATRPFQLVTGRTWKGTAFGGWKSVESVPKLVSEYMSKKIKVDEFVTHSLPFDQINEAFDLMHAGKSIRTVVKF